In the genome of Solibacillus silvestris, one region contains:
- a CDS encoding RNA 2'-phosphotransferase, with protein MPISKGFYKKVYPWLTGEDNKKVMYRPFLTKQNPYKSRIFLVSSHAVPLFKVEDRSEQTFAESLVNRDLFQDLYLSEIKGAPREFKGSLQFENWLENTHHESLIYTSLNTYQLESADEAKVAKKEDTANFERGNHIFKEVMDEFLPEIIILQGTAAYEQFKARYADRLVIYNEDETKVQLLEQTGPFAEMVYEDGKKVSIFVTRSMSYFGTDGSKFEQFKENLSKILQKNA; from the coding sequence ATGCCTATTTCAAAAGGTTTCTATAAAAAAGTATATCCTTGGTTAACAGGGGAAGATAATAAAAAGGTGATGTATCGACCGTTTCTCACAAAACAGAACCCGTACAAATCCCGTATTTTCCTAGTAAGCTCGCATGCAGTACCGTTATTTAAAGTGGAAGACCGGAGTGAGCAGACTTTTGCAGAGTCATTAGTGAACAGAGATCTTTTCCAGGATCTATATTTAAGTGAAATTAAAGGGGCACCCCGTGAATTTAAAGGCTCATTGCAGTTTGAAAATTGGCTGGAAAACACTCATCACGAATCGCTCATTTATACGTCGCTGAATACATATCAGCTGGAATCAGCCGATGAAGCGAAAGTAGCTAAAAAAGAGGATACCGCTAATTTTGAGCGGGGAAATCACATTTTTAAAGAAGTAATGGATGAGTTTCTGCCGGAAATTATTATTTTGCAAGGGACTGCCGCATACGAGCAATTTAAAGCGCGGTATGCTGACCGTTTAGTGATTTATAATGAAGATGAAACAAAAGTGCAATTACTCGAACAGACCGGCCCGTTTGCGGAAATGGTTTATGAAGATGGCAAAAAGGTATCGATTTTCGTTACGCGCAGCATGAGCTACTTCGGTACGGATGGTTCGAAGTTCGAACAATTTAAAGAAAATTTATCAAAAATTTTACAGAAAAATGCTTAA
- a CDS encoding xanthine phosphoribosyltransferase — protein MKLLKEKIEKEGQVLSDTVLKVDSFLNHQIDPLLMKEIGDEFAKRYSDQIITKVLTIESSGIAPSTFLGLTLGAPVVFARKRKSLTLTDNLYTSKVHSFTKNETNEISVSNKFITADDNVVIIDDFLANGEALKGLIDIANQAGATIVGAGIVIEKGFQEGGKILREQGLRIESLANIKSLANGKVEFYD, from the coding sequence ATGAAGCTTTTAAAGGAAAAAATAGAAAAAGAGGGCCAAGTGCTTTCAGATACAGTGTTAAAGGTAGATTCATTTTTAAATCATCAGATTGACCCGTTATTAATGAAAGAAATCGGAGACGAATTTGCGAAGCGTTACTCGGACCAAATCATTACGAAAGTATTGACGATCGAATCATCTGGTATTGCCCCTTCAACTTTTTTAGGGTTAACACTAGGTGCACCTGTTGTCTTTGCGCGCAAACGCAAATCACTGACATTAACGGACAACCTGTACACATCAAAAGTACATTCGTTCACGAAAAACGAGACGAACGAAATTTCGGTATCGAATAAGTTTATTACGGCGGATGATAATGTCGTAATCATTGATGACTTTTTAGCGAATGGCGAAGCTTTAAAAGGCTTGATCGATATCGCGAACCAGGCAGGAGCAACAATTGTCGGTGCAGGTATTGTAATTGAAAAAGGCTTCCAAGAAGGCGGCAAAATTTTACGCGAGCAAGGACTGCGAATTGAATCATTGGCGAATATTAAATCATTGGCTAATGGCAAAGTAGAATTTTACGATTAA
- a CDS encoding xanthine permease, with amino-acid sequence MNNTKATMLGIQHLLAMYAGAILVPLIIGGALGFSSAQMTYLVAIDIFMCGVATLFQVWKGKVIGIGLPVVLGCTFTAVSPIIAIGSGGGLGDVYGAIIASGLIIVLIGGLFGKLIKFFPPVVTGSVVTIIGISLIPVAINNMAGGQGAADFASGSNVALAFITLLIILVIYRFTVGFVRAIAILLGMVSGTVIGIFMGKVDFAPVAEASWLHIMQPFYLATPTFNASAILTMTLVAMVSLVESTGVYYALSDITKKDLTSKDLSKGYRAEGLASIIGGIFNAFPYTTFSQNVGLIQMSGVRDRKVIFITGGMLVALGFLPKLAALTTIIPTPVLGAAMLAMFGMVITQGVRMLAPEIAKSMENAMVAALGVGLGIGVATVPGIFENLPSWMSILTSNGIVAGSATAIFLNVLFNMIGTKRVDPMHVME; translated from the coding sequence ATGAATAACACGAAAGCAACAATGCTTGGAATTCAGCATTTGTTGGCAATGTATGCAGGAGCCATTTTAGTACCGTTAATTATCGGTGGGGCATTAGGATTCAGTTCAGCGCAAATGACGTATTTAGTAGCGATCGATATTTTCATGTGTGGGGTAGCAACACTGTTCCAAGTATGGAAAGGTAAAGTGATCGGAATTGGATTACCGGTTGTATTAGGCTGTACATTTACAGCGGTAAGCCCGATTATTGCAATCGGTTCTGGCGGCGGCTTAGGTGATGTTTACGGCGCGATTATCGCATCTGGTTTGATTATCGTATTAATCGGTGGTCTTTTCGGGAAACTAATTAAGTTTTTCCCTCCTGTTGTAACAGGTTCGGTTGTAACGATTATCGGGATCAGCTTAATTCCAGTAGCCATTAACAATATGGCTGGAGGACAAGGGGCAGCAGACTTTGCATCAGGTTCAAATGTGGCATTAGCGTTTATTACATTATTAATTATTTTAGTAATTTACCGCTTCACAGTTGGCTTCGTTCGTGCAATTGCTATTTTACTAGGTATGGTGTCAGGTACAGTAATCGGTATTTTCATGGGCAAAGTGGATTTTGCACCAGTTGCCGAAGCATCTTGGCTGCACATTATGCAACCATTCTACTTAGCAACACCGACATTCAATGCTTCCGCTATTTTGACGATGACATTGGTGGCAATGGTATCACTAGTTGAATCAACAGGTGTTTACTATGCATTAAGTGATATTACAAAAAAAGATTTAACTTCAAAAGATTTATCAAAAGGGTACCGTGCAGAAGGACTAGCATCGATCATCGGTGGTATTTTCAACGCCTTCCCGTATACAACATTCTCACAAAACGTAGGACTGATCCAAATGTCAGGCGTACGCGACCGCAAAGTCATTTTCATCACAGGCGGTATGCTAGTAGCACTAGGATTCCTGCCAAAGCTGGCAGCATTAACAACGATCATCCCAACACCAGTACTAGGTGCAGCGATGTTGGCTATGTTCGGTATGGTCATTACACAAGGTGTTAGAATGCTAGCACCAGAAATCGCAAAATCAATGGAAAACGCAATGGTCGCAGCATTAGGTGTCGGTCTAGGAATCGGCGTTGCCACAGTACCAGGCATTTTTGAAAACCTTCCTTCATGGATGTCTATTTTAACTTCGAATGGGATTGTTGCTGGATCAGCAACAGCGATTTTCTTGAATGTGTTGTTTAATATGATCGGGACGAAGCGTGTTGATCCGATGCATGTGATGGAGTAG
- a CDS encoding integrase → MPTYSDRYQIIEEMKDRYPITWLTKMAKLERSGYYKWLKNGKVSLRKHNDIVLKEQILAIHQTHKMYGYPRMKIALRDKGFLVNHKKVYRLMSELGIQSIIRKKRRVWGNRLSRVFDNVLERQFKERVENEVLVTDITYLPTKNGFLYLSAVQDLYNNEIVAWRISKRNDLELVMDTIQELTAKRNVYRSIIHSDQGYQYTSIKYHQTVEQLGMIGSHSRKGNCHDNACIESFFSHFKSECLYLLHDYSEETVRQAVEQYIYFYNYQRFQKRLNHLAPIEYRHQMAA, encoded by the coding sequence ATGCCTACTTATTCAGATCGTTATCAAATTATTGAAGAAATGAAAGATCGCTATCCCATTACATGGCTTACTAAAATGGCAAAATTGGAACGTTCAGGCTACTATAAGTGGCTTAAAAATGGCAAAGTATCGTTACGCAAACATAATGATATTGTTTTAAAGGAGCAAATTTTAGCGATTCATCAAACGCACAAAATGTATGGATATCCACGCATGAAAATCGCTTTACGGGACAAAGGCTTTCTTGTGAATCATAAGAAAGTCTATCGACTAATGAGTGAGTTGGGTATTCAATCGATTATCCGTAAAAAGCGTCGCGTATGGGGCAACCGTCTCTCACGTGTATTTGATAATGTGTTGGAGCGTCAATTTAAAGAACGTGTAGAAAATGAGGTGCTCGTAACAGATATTACGTATCTGCCAACGAAAAATGGATTTCTCTACTTGTCAGCTGTACAGGATTTATATAACAACGAAATTGTCGCTTGGCGTATTAGCAAGCGTAATGATTTAGAATTAGTCATGGATACCATCCAGGAATTGACTGCAAAAAGAAATGTGTATCGAAGCATCATTCACTCAGATCAAGGCTACCAATACACATCCATAAAGTATCATCAAACAGTAGAGCAGCTTGGCATGATTGGCAGTCATTCTCGCAAAGGAAACTGCCATGACAACGCTTGTATTGAGTCCTTTTTCTCGCACTTTAAAAGCGAGTGCTTGTATCTGTTACATGATTATTCAGAGGAAACGGTAAGACAAGCTGTTGAGCAATATATCTACTTTTATAATTACCAGCGCTTCCAAAAACGACTCAACCATCTGGCACCGATAGAATATCGTCACCAGATGGCTGCTTAG
- a CDS encoding transposase — translation MSRKNSIYSNELKLEIVQAYLTGNESMQKIADRYEIRNVSQVKAWVKKYKEVGSIEAFNRIASTGSGAKGEKNPLKGKRVHFKNVEEERDYYKAQVEYLKKQYPNL, via the coding sequence GTGTCGAGAAAAAATAGTATTTATTCAAACGAGTTGAAGTTAGAGATTGTACAAGCTTATTTAACAGGCAATGAAAGTATGCAAAAAATTGCGGATCGATATGAGATTCGTAATGTTTCTCAAGTAAAAGCTTGGGTGAAGAAATATAAAGAAGTCGGATCAATCGAAGCTTTTAATCGTATCGCATCTACAGGTTCTGGTGCGAAAGGTGAGAAGAATCCTTTAAAAGGAAAACGGGTCCACTTTAAAAATGTAGAAGAAGAACGTGATTACTATAAGGCACAGGTCGAATACTTAAAAAAGCAGTATCCAAATCTGTAA
- a CDS encoding type II secretory pathway protein → MMVLKQQRGLSLVEVVAAIAIVGIILLSFSHILIQTNKIAYKNNEKLITVNLADAMLVRLKSESFTYNSTITNPNNYFVDTTQSDRTIKKPPTLIKMNDKNYEVNYSASQNKQAITNASNSEKDLKLIRVIVTVTAPDGKTKGSSEGYVSIE, encoded by the coding sequence ATGATGGTCTTAAAACAACAAAGAGGCCTTTCATTAGTAGAGGTGGTAGCAGCAATCGCTATAGTAGGAATTATTCTACTCAGTTTTTCTCACATACTTATTCAGACAAATAAGATTGCCTATAAAAATAACGAAAAGTTGATAACCGTCAATTTAGCTGACGCCATGTTAGTCCGGCTTAAGTCTGAGTCGTTTACCTACAACAGTACAATAACAAATCCCAATAACTACTTTGTTGATACAACTCAATCCGACCGTACGATAAAGAAACCTCCCACTCTCATAAAGATGAATGATAAAAATTATGAAGTGAATTATAGTGCTTCACAAAATAAACAAGCGATCACGAATGCTTCTAACTCGGAAAAGGATTTAAAGCTGATCAGAGTAATTGTCACAGTGACAGCCCCGGATGGAAAAACAAAAGGATCTTCGGAAGGATATGTTTCAATTGAATAA
- a CDS encoding vancomycin resistance protein, with protein sequence MKGDELKKTLNNVVNDWYSQNLIVSGGGNSIEVSSSSFQFDIESTVNSYEENYRNPWYAFWRDETTVHLPLNILPSEIVKNEISTVSAWEPDLTYEKVQLNASYLKTDEIEAVVNDLSVLETDRISLSVETLPEGSMGINDLVLALNDTVIDPQTTFSMLEKLGETINLANQEAINFVASNIYNAALNINGEILERYSQNEIPSYLKPGLEAKVDALANKDLKFSNTASNPVVLKLLVNDGKLQTEVYSPAKETEVEITVLEDEKIKPRTIKRYSEGLAIGQKEQVQEGEEGLRVTVYRTVYGEQQLVSRDYYPPVNRVIVESSQRPEIREPAVIESNTPNDPIDLDGDGFPDIDESRESSSNGSQNTKLQHINSNESIGEQNQDESDDNLPPGSYYDKGGNLITP encoded by the coding sequence TTGAAGGGTGATGAATTAAAAAAGACCCTAAATAATGTTGTTAATGACTGGTATTCTCAAAATTTGATTGTTTCAGGGGGAGGGAATTCTATTGAAGTCAGTTCATCCTCATTCCAATTTGATATCGAAAGCACTGTTAACAGCTACGAAGAAAATTACCGGAATCCATGGTATGCATTTTGGAGAGACGAAACAACAGTTCATCTTCCATTAAATATTCTTCCAAGTGAAATCGTCAAAAATGAAATTAGCACTGTTTCTGCATGGGAGCCGGACTTAACTTATGAAAAAGTTCAGCTAAATGCTTCTTATTTGAAAACGGATGAAATCGAGGCAGTTGTCAACGATTTATCGGTATTAGAAACTGATCGGATTTCATTATCTGTTGAAACACTGCCTGAAGGTTCTATGGGGATAAATGACCTTGTCCTTGCATTGAACGACACTGTTATTGACCCGCAAACAACTTTCTCAATGTTGGAGAAATTAGGTGAAACAATTAACCTGGCAAATCAAGAGGCTATCAATTTTGTCGCGTCAAATATTTATAACGCAGCACTTAATATAAACGGCGAAATTTTAGAGAGGTATTCGCAAAATGAAATTCCTTCTTATTTAAAACCAGGGTTAGAGGCGAAAGTAGATGCTCTAGCAAATAAGGATTTAAAGTTTAGCAATACAGCATCTAATCCTGTTGTATTAAAACTGTTGGTTAATGATGGGAAGTTGCAAACAGAAGTATATTCACCTGCGAAGGAAACAGAAGTGGAAATTACAGTATTAGAGGATGAAAAGATTAAGCCGCGTACTATTAAACGTTATTCTGAAGGCCTCGCAATCGGACAAAAAGAGCAAGTTCAGGAAGGTGAGGAAGGTTTGCGCGTTACAGTTTACCGTACAGTTTATGGGGAACAGCAACTTGTAAGCCGGGATTATTACCCACCGGTAAACCGTGTAATTGTTGAATCGTCTCAGCGACCAGAAATTAGAGAACCAGCTGTTATTGAAAGTAATACACCAAATGATCCGATTGATTTAGACGGCGATGGTTTCCCGGATATAGATGAAAGCAGAGAAAGCTCGTCAAATGGGAGTCAAAACACTAAATTACAACATATAAACTCAAATGAATCAATTGGTGAACAAAATCAAGATGAATCAGATGATAACCTCCCACCTGGCAGTTATTACGATAAAGGCGGGAATTTAATAACTCCATAG
- a CDS encoding type II secretion system protein GspE, with amino-acid sequence MKAKLRKRLGDLLVESGVISDEQLDYALKNKSRDEKLGDFLIKENVLTEQQLIEVLEFQLGIPHITLTKYAIDPELLQLVPRELAKRANIMPVRRDKNKLLIAMSDPMDYFAIEEVRMATGCQIETSIAAKDDLYRTITKYYDLQASMDAALSEVAASTAEVQQEITDEDSPIVRLVNQIIANGVAQRASDIHFDPQETEFKVRYRVDGVLKTERSLPKHMQNMMTARVKIIGGLNITENRIPQDGRIKVNIEFKSIDIRLSTLPTVYGEKIVMRILDVSNAATDIAHLGFTEKNEAMFKNMIEKPNGIVLITGPTGSGKSSTLYAALSNLNNEEVNIITVEDPVEYQLDGINQIQVKEEVGLTFAAGLRSILRQDPDIIMIGEIRDLETAQISIRASLTGHLVLSTLHTNSAIESISRLQDMGIEPFLISSSLVGVLAQRLVRQICRDCSTEVEPTIREKQIFANNGFDVEKIRKGRGCSACGNTGYRGRLAIHELLPIDRELKDLILNRASGYEIADYMKTAGYHTLLQDGLLKVLEGVTTTEEVLRVATID; translated from the coding sequence ATGAAAGCAAAGTTAAGAAAACGTTTAGGGGATTTACTTGTAGAATCAGGGGTTATTAGTGACGAGCAGTTGGATTATGCATTAAAAAATAAAAGTCGAGATGAAAAACTAGGAGACTTTTTAATTAAGGAAAACGTGCTGACAGAACAGCAGCTGATTGAAGTATTGGAATTCCAGCTCGGTATTCCCCATATTACATTAACTAAATATGCGATTGATCCTGAACTATTGCAACTTGTCCCGAGGGAATTGGCAAAGCGTGCGAATATTATGCCGGTACGTCGTGACAAAAATAAACTGTTAATTGCGATGTCTGACCCAATGGATTACTTTGCGATCGAAGAGGTCCGGATGGCGACAGGTTGCCAGATTGAAACTAGTATTGCGGCAAAAGATGATTTATATAGAACGATTACAAAGTACTATGATTTACAGGCTTCCATGGATGCAGCGTTATCAGAAGTGGCTGCAAGTACAGCGGAAGTCCAGCAGGAGATTACCGATGAAGATTCGCCGATTGTCCGTTTAGTCAATCAGATTATTGCCAATGGGGTTGCTCAGCGTGCTTCCGATATTCACTTTGATCCTCAGGAAACTGAATTTAAAGTACGCTATCGTGTTGATGGTGTATTAAAGACTGAACGATCTCTGCCAAAACATATGCAAAATATGATGACGGCGCGTGTGAAAATTATAGGTGGTCTGAATATTACAGAAAACCGAATTCCGCAAGATGGAAGAATTAAAGTTAATATCGAGTTTAAAAGTATTGATATTCGTCTTTCTACATTGCCGACCGTTTACGGCGAAAAGATTGTTATGCGTATTTTGGATGTAAGCAATGCGGCAACAGATATTGCACACTTAGGTTTTACGGAAAAAAATGAAGCAATGTTCAAAAATATGATCGAAAAACCAAATGGGATTGTATTGATAACAGGCCCAACCGGTTCAGGTAAATCTTCAACTTTATATGCAGCACTTTCAAATTTAAATAATGAGGAAGTTAATATTATTACAGTTGAAGATCCAGTCGAATATCAGCTGGATGGGATAAACCAAATTCAGGTGAAAGAGGAAGTTGGCTTAACATTTGCTGCCGGTTTACGTTCAATTTTACGACAAGATCCGGACATCATTATGATTGGGGAAATCCGGGATTTAGAAACGGCACAGATTTCGATTCGCGCATCACTGACAGGACATCTTGTATTAAGTACATTACATACCAACAGTGCGATTGAATCGATATCTCGTTTACAGGATATGGGAATTGAACCATTTTTAATTTCATCTTCACTTGTAGGTGTTTTGGCACAGCGTCTTGTACGTCAAATTTGCCGAGATTGTAGTACAGAAGTAGAACCAACTATACGTGAAAAACAAATCTTTGCCAATAATGGCTTCGACGTTGAAAAAATTCGTAAAGGGCGAGGCTGTTCAGCTTGTGGAAATACAGGCTACCGCGGACGGCTGGCAATTCATGAATTACTGCCAATTGATCGGGAACTGAAAGACCTAATACTGAACCGGGCAAGCGGATATGAGATTGCTGACTATATGAAGACTGCAGGCTACCACACACTATTGCAAGATGGTCTGCTAAAAGTATTAGAAGGTGTGACCACTACAGAAGAAGTACTGCGAGTTGCAACGATTGACTAG
- a CDS encoding type IV pili twitching motility protein PilT, translated as MTLKIQDLLQHAYDEKASDLHVTIGIPPVYRVNGQLKQYGDVAVTEERVNEMVQALLPDYKTAEFEEKGETDFNYSLEGLCRFRINTFHQRNARAIAARLISSEIPTIESLNMPKVLSDLAEKPQGLILVTGPTGSGKSTTLAAMIDYINETKSKHIITLEDPIEYLHTHKKSVVNQREIGVDTGSFANGLRASLRQDPDIILVGEMRDLETISTAITAAETGHLVFGTLHTSSAPTTIDRIIDVFPPHQQGQIRIQLANVLQGIISQRLFIRKDKAGRVAATEILVSVPAVANLIRNEKVHQIPSVMQTSRALGMHTLETSIQALVSSGTVSLEEVRPYLNVGEYN; from the coding sequence ATGACATTAAAAATCCAAGACTTGCTGCAGCATGCTTATGATGAAAAAGCGTCCGACTTGCATGTAACAATCGGTATCCCACCCGTCTACCGTGTAAATGGTCAACTGAAGCAGTACGGTGATGTTGCCGTTACGGAAGAAAGGGTTAATGAAATGGTGCAAGCTCTTCTGCCGGATTATAAAACAGCAGAGTTTGAGGAGAAGGGAGAAACCGACTTTAACTATTCGCTTGAAGGTCTGTGCCGTTTCCGTATTAATACGTTTCACCAGCGAAATGCAAGAGCGATTGCGGCCCGTTTGATTTCAAGTGAAATCCCGACAATCGAGTCATTGAATATGCCTAAAGTATTGTCCGACTTAGCGGAAAAACCACAGGGACTTATTTTAGTAACAGGTCCTACAGGTTCAGGGAAGTCTACTACATTGGCAGCAATGATTGATTATATTAATGAAACAAAATCAAAGCACATTATTACCCTTGAAGATCCGATTGAGTATTTACATACCCATAAAAAATCAGTCGTTAATCAGCGGGAGATTGGTGTAGATACAGGTTCTTTTGCTAATGGTCTACGCGCATCCCTCCGTCAGGATCCGGATATTATTCTAGTTGGTGAAATGCGGGATTTGGAGACAATTTCGACAGCAATTACTGCTGCGGAAACAGGTCACTTAGTATTCGGTACCCTTCATACTTCAAGCGCACCGACGACAATTGACCGAATTATCGATGTATTTCCGCCACATCAGCAAGGGCAAATACGAATTCAACTTGCCAACGTATTACAGGGCATCATTTCACAGCGGTTATTCATTCGCAAGGATAAAGCAGGGCGAGTTGCAGCGACGGAAATATTGGTTAGCGTTCCGGCAGTAGCAAACTTAATCCGAAATGAAAAAGTCCACCAAATTCCAAGTGTTATGCAAACGAGCCGAGCGCTGGGAATGCACACTTTGGAAACATCGATACAGGCACTTGTATCTTCCGGTACAGTTTCGTTGGAGGAAGTGCGTCCATATTTGAATGTAGGTGAGTACAATTGA
- a CDS encoding type II secretion system protein F, translated as MGVTQKGTIDASNKTAAITKLREKGINPREIEESKSILHMDIKFGSGKIKTQDFVIYCRQFATLIRAGVSLVEATNILAKQSTSKPLKKALEKVEEDVRAGIPFSDAVQKHPKVFPELFVNMMRSGEATGNIDDTLERLANSYEKSFRLIKKVQSTLTYPVMLLILIVVVVFFMLIFIVPTFVESFESMNAELPTLTVWTVALGEWLRKYWWLPIGAVVIGTTVFQHLYRNNKQFNYTVHYMLLKMPIFGPLLQKTAIARLTRNLSSLFSSAVPILHALTISQKVSGNPVVGKVVLDARASLEKGSTLTEPLEKSWIFPPMVTSMTRIGESTGSLDYMLEKIADFYEEEVDRNVDTLKSLIEPLMIVLLAGAVGIIVAAIFLPMFSLYEQM; from the coding sequence ATGGGGGTAACCCAAAAAGGAACGATTGATGCGTCGAATAAAACAGCAGCCATTACGAAGCTTCGTGAAAAGGGAATTAATCCGCGTGAAATAGAAGAGTCCAAAAGTATTTTGCACATGGATATCAAGTTTGGAAGCGGGAAAATCAAAACGCAGGATTTTGTTATTTACTGCCGTCAGTTTGCCACATTAATTCGTGCGGGTGTATCGCTCGTTGAAGCGACAAATATTTTGGCAAAGCAGTCGACAAGTAAGCCGTTGAAAAAGGCGTTGGAAAAAGTCGAGGAAGATGTACGTGCAGGTATTCCTTTCTCGGATGCAGTCCAGAAGCATCCTAAGGTTTTTCCGGAGCTGTTCGTCAATATGATGCGTTCCGGTGAAGCAACAGGTAATATCGATGACACATTAGAACGATTGGCCAATTCGTACGAAAAATCATTTCGGCTAATAAAAAAGGTACAGTCGACACTAACATACCCTGTGATGCTGTTGATTTTGATCGTGGTAGTTGTCTTTTTCATGCTGATCTTTATTGTTCCGACCTTCGTCGAATCGTTTGAGTCAATGAATGCGGAACTTCCTACGCTTACGGTATGGACTGTAGCGTTAGGAGAATGGTTAAGGAAATATTGGTGGTTACCGATTGGTGCGGTCGTTATTGGTACTACTGTATTCCAGCACTTATACAGGAATAATAAGCAATTTAACTACACTGTACATTATATGCTGCTGAAGATGCCGATATTCGGACCATTGCTGCAAAAAACAGCGATTGCGAGATTGACGCGAAATTTATCATCTTTATTTAGCAGTGCAGTACCAATTTTGCATGCATTGACTATCTCACAAAAAGTTTCTGGTAATCCGGTTGTCGGCAAAGTAGTTTTAGATGCTCGGGCAAGTCTTGAAAAAGGAAGTACATTAACAGAGCCATTAGAAAAAAGCTGGATTTTTCCACCAATGGTTACAAGCATGACAAGAATCGGGGAGTCTACAGGATCACTCGATTATATGCTTGAGAAAATTGCAGACTTTTATGAAGAGGAAGTAGACCGGAATGTTGACACATTAAAATCATTGATTGAACCCCTAATGATTGTATTGTTAGCGGGAGCGGTCGGTATTATCGTGGCAGCAATTTTCCTGCCGATGTTCAGTCTATACGAACAGATGTAA
- a CDS encoding Tfp assembly type protein, protein MFNTLKKRIKNEKGLSLVELLAVIVILAIVAAIAIPAIGNIIDNSRYKAVKSDAINVINGANIYFTDTGETSVTVKELIDENYIEDPGNIPTADTDLVAKNATGQAAITTGEIDYNGQNTITFSAATLTQINAHEDKTDTTVGN, encoded by the coding sequence ATGTTTAACACATTAAAAAAACGTATTAAAAACGAAAAAGGTTTATCTTTAGTCGAGCTTTTAGCGGTAATCGTAATCTTAGCAATTGTAGCAGCAATTGCCATCCCGGCAATCGGAAACATTATTGACAATAGTCGATATAAAGCAGTAAAATCTGACGCAATTAATGTAATTAATGGAGCCAATATTTACTTCACAGATACAGGAGAAACTTCTGTAACTGTAAAGGAATTAATTGATGAGAACTATATAGAAGATCCGGGTAATATTCCAACTGCTGATACTGATTTAGTAGCTAAGAATGCTACTGGCCAAGCTGCAATAACTACAGGTGAGATTGACTATAATGGTCAAAATACAATTACATTTAGTGCTGCAACTTTAACTCAAATCAATGCACATGAAGACAAAACTGATACAACTGTAGGAAATTAA